A region of Arabidopsis thaliana chromosome 5, partial sequence DNA encodes the following proteins:
- a CDS encoding EF hand calcium-binding protein family (EF hand calcium-binding protein family; FUNCTIONS IN: calcium ion binding; INVOLVED IN: biological_process unknown; LOCATED IN: cellular_component unknown; EXPRESSED IN: petal, leaf whorl, sepal, flower; EXPRESSED DURING: 4 anthesis, petal differentiation and expansion stage; CONTAINS InterPro DOMAIN/s: EF-Hand 1, calcium-binding site (InterPro:IPR018247), EF-HAND 2 (InterPro:IPR018249), EF-hand-like domain (InterPro:IPR011992), Calcium-binding EF-hand (InterPro:IPR002048), EF-hand (InterPro:IPR018248); BEST Arabidopsis thaliana protein match is: EF hand calcium-binding protein family (TAIR:AT2G36180.1); Has 1807 Blast hits to 1807 proteins in 277 species: Archae - 0; Bacteria - 0; Metazoa - 736; Fungi - 347; Plants - 385; Viruses - 0; Other Eukaryotes - 339 (source: NCBI BLink).) — MSVAEIFERVDKNKDGKISWDEFAEAIRAFSPSITSEEIDNMFREIDVDGDNQIDVAEYASCLMLGGEGNKEDEDIVMKEAFDLYDIDGDGKISASEIHVVLKRLGEKQTIAECIAMVRAVDADGDGFVSFEEFKTMMSCNNKKLQ; from the coding sequence ATGTCTGTTGCAGAGATCTTCGAGAGAGtcgacaaaaacaaagatgggAAAATCTCATGGGACGAATTTGCTGAAGCGATTCGCGCCTTTTCTCCTTCAATAACATCTGAAGAAATCGATAACATGTTCAGAGAGATTGATGTCGACGGTGATAACCAAATCGACGTTGCGGAATATGCTTCTTGCTTGATGCTTGGTGGTGAAGGAAATAAAGAGGACGAAGACATTGTTATGAAAGAAGCTTTTGATTTGTATGACATTGATGGTGATGGAAAAATATCGGCGAGTGAGATTCATGTGGTATTGAAACGTCttggagaaaaacaaacaatagcAGAATGCATTGCGATGGTTCGAGCCGTTGATGCAGATGGTGATGGCTTTGTGAGTTTTGAAGAGTTTAAGACTATGATGAGttgtaacaacaaaaaattacaatgA